A single region of the Biomaibacter acetigenes genome encodes:
- a CDS encoding Ger(x)C family spore germination protein → MKKKIAPIIWMIIIATILSGCWSRKELNEVAIVLGTGIDLINEGRVRLTVQVAVPTAFASGEEGKGGQKEAASMEVSADGATIEEAERYLAMKIPREIYWGHCVALIIGENMAKKGVRMITDFFERDREPRETMWVMVAKGTAEDFLKTSSILEKTSSQAVGLLTRMKTGYSVKLMEFTEMLAEDGIQPAVTGVKVINEHHVTGESQQSGAGNKRRVEISGTALFREDRLVGWLDANETRGLLWLKGEPVEGVITVPAPEEPNKMVSIKIKRGSTKKYAGHFNDAPYFTVKIRVEGDMVEQQGRENLATPERMNALEEKMAYEIRKRAELALYRARDIYGVDVFGFGQVYHRRFKSEWRNIKDSWDDIFRQAKVDIQVEAHIREIGLLTRRPGTEK, encoded by the coding sequence TTGAAAAAAAAGATTGCACCAATAATTTGGATGATAATAATAGCGACCATTCTGTCAGGCTGCTGGAGCCGGAAGGAGTTAAACGAGGTGGCCATTGTCCTGGGCACGGGTATAGATTTGATTAACGAAGGCCGAGTGAGACTGACCGTTCAGGTGGCGGTGCCGACGGCCTTCGCTTCGGGAGAAGAAGGCAAAGGCGGCCAGAAAGAGGCGGCAAGTATGGAAGTTTCTGCTGACGGAGCGACGATAGAAGAGGCGGAGAGGTACCTTGCCATGAAAATACCCCGGGAAATATACTGGGGGCACTGTGTCGCTTTGATAATAGGTGAAAATATGGCCAAAAAGGGAGTTCGAATGATTACGGATTTTTTTGAGCGGGACAGGGAACCGCGGGAGACCATGTGGGTGATGGTGGCGAAAGGAACGGCCGAGGACTTTTTAAAAACAAGTTCAATACTTGAAAAAACTTCTTCCCAAGCTGTGGGGCTTCTTACAAGGATGAAGACAGGTTATTCGGTAAAATTGATGGAATTTACCGAAATGCTTGCGGAGGATGGAATTCAACCGGCTGTAACGGGGGTCAAAGTAATTAATGAACATCATGTCACGGGCGAATCTCAGCAGAGCGGCGCAGGAAATAAAAGGCGCGTGGAAATTTCCGGCACGGCTTTGTTCAGGGAAGACAGGCTTGTGGGCTGGCTGGATGCCAACGAGACGAGGGGTCTTTTATGGCTAAAAGGCGAACCGGTAGAAGGAGTGATAACCGTTCCGGCTCCTGAAGAGCCGAATAAAATGGTTTCCATAAAGATAAAGCGCGGTAGCACTAAGAAATATGCGGGGCATTTTAATGATGCTCCTTATTTTACGGTAAAGATAAGGGTTGAAGGTGACATGGTTGAACAGCAGGGCAGGGAAAATCTGGCAACACCTGAAAGGATGAACGCCCTGGAAGAGAAGATGGCTTATGAAATAAGAAAAAGGGCGGAATTGGCGCTGTACAGGGCACGAGATATTTATGGAGTAGATGTATTCGGTTTTGGACAGGTCTATCACAGAAGATTCAAAAGTGAATGGAGGAATATAAAGGACAGCTGGGACGATATATTCAGACAGGCAAAAGTGGACATCCAGGTGGAAGCTCATATTAGAGAAATAGGTCTTCTTACAAGAAGGCCGGGGACGGAGAAGTAA
- a CDS encoding EAL domain-containing protein — MNVYEIFKCYRINPEEIVAEITERETVKDINAVYVFARELTELGVRFTIDDFGSGFSSFIYLRYFGCYFAKIGGSLVRDINRSGRSRMIVENMAKLLQRLSIEVVAEFIENREIAEILHRSGIRYGQGYYLGMPSICPGYKD, encoded by the coding sequence GTGAATGTATATGAGATTTTCAAATGCTATAGAATTAATCCGGAAGAAATTGTGGCCGAAATTACAGAACGAGAGACCGTGAAGGATATTAATGCTGTGTACGTTTTTGCTAGGGAATTAACAGAACTCGGGGTGCGGTTTACAATAGACGATTTTGGAAGTGGTTTTTCTTCATTCATTTATCTTCGTTACTTTGGCTGCTACTTTGCCAAGATTGGGGGTTCTTTAGTGCGTGATATAAATAGGAGCGGACGTTCAAGAATGATAGTAGAAAACATGGCAAAACTTTTGCAAAGGCTTTCGATAGAGGTAGTAGCAGAATTCATAGAAAATCGTGAAATAGCTGAAATATTACATCGCTCAGGCATCCGCTACGGTCAGGGCTATTATTTGGGAATGCCGTCGATATGCCCTGGTTATAAAGATTAA
- a CDS encoding GerAB/ArcD/ProY family transporter yields the protein MPEKEIIDDKQAVLLIINMILPTALLSLPAITISIAKRDAWISAVLATGMGLIIGRLVSSLVMNFPGKTFYEFSEEILGRFFGKIVGIFFIWWLIHTCSEIVREYGEFLSTAIMPDTPITVFLVVSAIISAYAVKSGFEVLARFNLLFAVLMGVFVLVFAISFMNVKFARLLPMFDTGMADILKGTLVPLSWMGEVVVFSVFSPVLKNCRSVVRITDMSILLVGLHFFIGIAGVLMIFGPEVGSAMMYPVFNQVRMISLANFIERLDYIIFMSWVIGGFIKIGIFYFAAVIGVSWMFGLSDYRPIVFPVGIIIVALSVLIHEGIVNQLDFLKNTWPFYSIIVFEAGIPLLLWLVSQIKNRRHSA from the coding sequence ATGCCGGAGAAAGAAATAATCGATGACAAACAGGCGGTTTTACTGATAATCAATATGATTCTGCCTACTGCGCTCTTGAGCCTGCCGGCGATAACGATAAGTATTGCAAAAAGGGATGCATGGATTTCGGCCGTTCTTGCCACGGGTATGGGATTGATTATCGGGCGGCTTGTATCCTCGCTTGTCATGAATTTTCCCGGAAAAACTTTCTATGAGTTTTCGGAAGAAATTTTGGGCCGCTTTTTTGGGAAAATTGTCGGGATATTTTTTATATGGTGGCTGATTCATACCTGCAGTGAAATTGTCAGGGAATACGGAGAGTTTCTTTCCACCGCCATAATGCCGGACACCCCGATAACGGTCTTTCTTGTGGTGTCCGCAATCATATCAGCATATGCCGTAAAGAGCGGTTTTGAAGTTCTGGCACGATTCAATTTGTTGTTTGCCGTTTTAATGGGGGTGTTTGTGCTGGTGTTTGCCATCTCTTTTATGAATGTAAAATTCGCCAGATTGCTGCCGATGTTTGATACGGGGATGGCTGACATATTAAAGGGGACATTGGTGCCCCTGAGCTGGATGGGAGAAGTGGTCGTGTTTTCCGTCTTTTCGCCTGTTCTGAAAAACTGCCGCAGCGTTGTGCGAATAACAGATATGTCAATATTATTAGTAGGGTTGCATTTTTTTATAGGCATTGCGGGCGTGCTCATGATTTTTGGACCCGAAGTGGGGTCGGCCATGATGTATCCGGTCTTTAACCAGGTCCGCATGATATCGCTGGCAAATTTTATCGAAAGGCTCGATTACATCATTTTTATGTCGTGGGTGATCGGCGGCTTTATAAAGATTGGGATTTTTTACTTCGCGGCTGTTATAGGGGTTTCCTGGATGTTCGGGCTCTCCGACTACCGGCCCATTGTTTTTCCGGTTGGAATTATCATAGTTGCTCTGTCGGTCCTGATCCATGAAGGAATAGTGAACCAGCTTGATTTTCTGAAAAATACCTGGCCTTTTTATTCGATCATTGTTTTCGAAGCTGGAATTCCGCTGCTGCTCTGGCTGGTATCGCAAATTAAAAATCGGAGGCATAGCGCTTGA
- a CDS encoding response regulator, translated as MKLRALIVDDSAAVRGFHGSILRDAGFEIEEAANGYEALEKYFKKKFDLLLVDVNMPKMHGYELIRQIRQQELYGFIPAIVISTESGENDYLEAFRAGANLYIEKPVDPIYLQLSARMLTGIHTDDNILCTISADRKKFLRELLHNKDGDIYEVSLQTVDAGAMEVDILDVFCKLREIGEVAHIAADTQKLPSLQDFDPSIPYVSLTFVIVTDKSAQEIENVIREAVGPESSMRVIVSPVSSEAGGDIIESGSRSADIYASEDKVGEVLDLIISQQKVFYEIAQTPEEQRSRGDIVISILQKAAEYMGWITKGESLIEAFEKNEGKWPDRFLALISRIMEDKGKTGRNEQDSIGRTAAVERDEKVAAKTSGGDGGSESETTKTLKVEQSKVDELMNLVGELIVVNNGLSYMVRKVEIKYGLSEITRELKERHVLLNRIGKDLQDIVMGLRLLPIRYIFDRFPRMIREISRKLNKKVHLVTEGEETQIDKNIVTALYDPMLHIIRNAIDHGIEEPEVRLKAGKPEEGTLVMSAQRIGDKVVVEVRDDGRGIDPDVVRAKAVEKGFVSIEEAAGMKDDEALELLFLPGFSTLEGVTELSGRGVGMDVIRDTVKKLGGNVRVVSKAGTGTSVFMELPVTMVTSRVLLITMQGRRYALPLESVREMVKIKADDIRRIKGKEIVVIRQEIIPILRLREFMGLQGDTDKGYEFEEYPLVVLNSGMAVVVDEFVGEQEIIIRPLSEELSSATCFLGAAILGDGNIVLVLNTEELAGGV; from the coding sequence ATGAAACTCCGAGCTTTAATTGTAGATGATTCTGCTGCGGTCCGAGGCTTTCATGGCTCGATACTTCGGGATGCGGGGTTTGAGATAGAAGAAGCCGCCAACGGTTATGAAGCCCTGGAAAAATATTTCAAAAAAAAATTTGACCTTCTGCTGGTTGACGTGAATATGCCCAAAATGCACGGATACGAGCTAATAAGACAGATAAGACAGCAGGAGCTTTACGGCTTTATCCCCGCCATAGTCATATCCACAGAGTCGGGAGAAAATGACTATTTGGAAGCCTTCCGAGCCGGAGCCAATCTTTATATAGAAAAACCTGTTGATCCAATTTACCTGCAGCTTTCCGCCAGGATGCTGACGGGAATTCATACAGACGACAACATATTATGCACAATTTCGGCAGATAGAAAAAAATTTTTGAGGGAATTATTGCATAATAAAGACGGCGATATATACGAGGTATCGCTGCAGACAGTCGACGCCGGCGCAATGGAGGTTGATATACTTGATGTTTTCTGCAAGCTGAGAGAAATCGGAGAAGTTGCACATATTGCTGCTGATACACAGAAATTGCCTTCGCTTCAAGATTTTGACCCTTCTATCCCCTATGTATCATTGACATTTGTTATCGTGACCGATAAAAGCGCGCAGGAGATAGAAAATGTTATAAGGGAAGCAGTGGGACCTGAAAGCAGCATGAGGGTAATTGTATCTCCAGTGTCCTCAGAAGCAGGTGGGGATATTATAGAATCGGGAAGCCGTTCTGCGGATATTTATGCTAGTGAAGATAAGGTAGGCGAAGTGCTGGATTTGATCATTTCTCAACAGAAGGTATTCTACGAGATTGCCCAAACCCCGGAAGAACAGCGATCGAGGGGGGATATAGTAATAAGTATATTGCAGAAAGCAGCAGAGTACATGGGCTGGATTACAAAGGGAGAAAGCCTGATTGAAGCATTTGAAAAAAATGAGGGCAAATGGCCTGATAGGTTTTTAGCTCTTATTAGCCGGATAATGGAGGACAAAGGAAAAACAGGCAGAAATGAGCAGGATAGTATCGGCAGAACGGCGGCTGTGGAAAGGGATGAAAAAGTTGCTGCAAAAACCAGCGGGGGTGACGGCGGTTCAGAGAGCGAAACAACAAAAACATTGAAGGTAGAACAGTCTAAAGTGGATGAACTCATGAATTTGGTTGGTGAACTGATCGTGGTTAACAATGGCCTTTCGTATATGGTAAGAAAAGTTGAAATTAAATACGGTTTGTCGGAAATAACAAGAGAGTTAAAAGAAAGACATGTTTTGCTGAATAGAATAGGAAAGGATTTACAGGATATAGTTATGGGCTTACGGCTTCTTCCTATACGCTATATCTTTGACCGCTTCCCGCGAATGATTCGTGAAATCAGCAGGAAGTTGAATAAGAAGGTGCACCTTGTCACCGAAGGCGAAGAGACACAAATAGATAAAAATATCGTAACGGCTCTTTACGATCCGATGCTGCACATTATAAGGAATGCGATCGACCATGGCATTGAAGAACCCGAAGTTCGGCTGAAAGCCGGCAAGCCCGAAGAAGGCACGCTTGTTATGAGCGCCCAGCGTATAGGAGACAAAGTCGTGGTTGAAGTCAGAGATGACGGGCGCGGCATCGACCCTGATGTTGTACGGGCTAAAGCGGTTGAAAAAGGGTTTGTATCTATTGAAGAAGCAGCCGGGATGAAAGATGATGAAGCATTAGAACTTTTGTTCTTACCCGGTTTCAGCACTTTGGAAGGTGTAACCGAGCTGTCCGGCAGAGGGGTAGGAATGGATGTAATCCGGGATACGGTTAAAAAACTGGGAGGAAACGTGCGCGTGGTCAGCAAGGCAGGAACGGGAACTTCTGTATTTATGGAACTGCCTGTGACAATGGTGACATCAAGAGTGCTGCTCATTACCATGCAGGGCCGGCGCTACGCTTTGCCGCTCGAAAGCGTACGCGAGATGGTAAAAATCAAAGCAGATGATATAAGGAGGATAAAAGGAAAAGAAATAGTTGTCATTAGGCAGGAAATAATACCGATTTTAAGGCTGCGGGAGTTTATGGGGCTTCAAGGCGATACAGATAAGGGGTATGAGTTTGAAGAGTATCCGCTGGTTGTGCTAAATAGCGGCATGGCAGTGGTGGTGGATGAATTTGTTGGTGAGCAGGAAATTATCATAAGACCGCTTTCTGAGGAACTTTCTTCTGCCACCTGTTTTTTAGGCGCAGCCATACTGGGAGATGGAAATATTGTCCTTGTACTGAATACTGAAGAACTGGCTGGAGGGGTTTAA
- a CDS encoding spore germination protein: protein MFGFRKFKRFIKPGKGGIKKRDDPSNSRSTIGVSYMESLENQVLGKDMENNLNQLKTILDRCSDVIYREFVFAQNEQIKLALIYTDGLADKGQVSDQIMRALALEVPMAVPGRIISKAQALEFIKERGLCIHQIKETNKLGEVVHAILSGDTVLLVDGHDTAIINGARGWESRPITDPEAEPTVRGSRESFVESIRVNTSLLRRKIKNPNLKIESFQIGRLSTTDVAIAYLEGVANPAIIKEVKTRIERIKIDAILETGYIEELIEDEPWSPFPTVNHTEKPDRVAAMLLEGRVAVFVDGTPFVLTVPSLLVEFLHASEDYYERFIFTSAVRVIRYLAAFASLILPSLYIAIVSYHHELLPTALLLSVAAQRERVPYPAFFEVFSMELVFEVLREAGIRLPRPIGQAISIVGALVLGDSAVRAGFVAEATIIVVAFTGISSFTFHYSASISFRLLRFFLMILSGTLGLFGLTAGVSAICIHLCSLRSFGVPYLSPVVPTAYSDLKDVVLRAPWWAMLTNPRSIIGYNKKREAYGLKPTPPEDGK, encoded by the coding sequence TTGTTCGGTTTCCGTAAGTTCAAAAGATTTATAAAGCCTGGCAAGGGCGGCATAAAAAAGCGGGATGACCCTTCGAACAGCAGATCAACTATAGGGGTATCCTATATGGAGTCTCTGGAAAACCAGGTCCTTGGTAAAGACATGGAAAATAACCTTAACCAGCTCAAAACCATTCTCGACAGATGCAGTGATGTAATTTACCGGGAGTTTGTTTTTGCTCAAAATGAGCAGATTAAGCTGGCGTTGATATATACGGACGGCCTGGCGGACAAAGGGCAGGTCAGCGACCAGATAATGCGCGCCCTGGCCCTGGAGGTACCGATGGCTGTGCCGGGGCGCATTATCTCTAAGGCTCAGGCTCTGGAATTCATTAAAGAGCGGGGCCTTTGCATACACCAGATCAAGGAAACGAATAAACTGGGCGAAGTGGTCCATGCGATTCTGTCGGGGGACACCGTTCTGCTGGTGGACGGGCACGATACCGCCATAATCAACGGCGCCAGGGGCTGGGAGTCGCGTCCCATAACCGATCCGGAAGCCGAACCGACGGTACGGGGGTCCCGGGAATCTTTCGTGGAATCTATCCGTGTCAATACTTCGCTTTTGCGCAGAAAGATAAAAAACCCGAATCTCAAGATAGAATCCTTTCAAATCGGAAGGCTGTCGACTACCGATGTGGCCATAGCCTATCTGGAGGGAGTTGCAAATCCAGCGATAATAAAAGAAGTAAAGACAAGGATTGAAAGAATAAAAATAGACGCCATTCTTGAAACGGGTTACATAGAAGAATTGATAGAAGATGAACCGTGGAGCCCTTTCCCTACTGTCAATCATACCGAAAAGCCGGACCGAGTAGCGGCAATGCTTCTGGAGGGGCGGGTAGCGGTTTTTGTGGACGGGACTCCCTTTGTGCTGACTGTGCCAAGTCTTTTAGTGGAGTTTCTCCACGCTTCCGAGGATTACTATGAAAGATTTATCTTTACTTCTGCGGTGAGGGTCATTCGGTATCTAGCAGCCTTTGCTTCGCTTATACTTCCCTCGCTTTATATCGCCATAGTCAGTTACCATCACGAACTGCTGCCTACGGCGCTTCTGCTGAGTGTCGCCGCACAGCGCGAAAGAGTGCCTTATCCGGCATTTTTTGAAGTCTTTTCGATGGAATTAGTATTTGAAGTGCTCCGCGAAGCCGGTATACGCCTGCCCCGGCCTATCGGTCAGGCCATAAGCATAGTCGGGGCCCTGGTCCTGGGCGATTCTGCCGTAAGGGCCGGTTTTGTGGCGGAGGCAACAATTATAGTGGTGGCGTTTACCGGAATATCGTCGTTTACGTTTCATTACAGCGCCAGCATTTCTTTCCGCCTGCTCCGGTTTTTTCTGATGATACTTTCCGGGACTCTGGGACTTTTCGGGCTGACTGCGGGCGTTTCCGCCATATGTATTCACCTGTGCAGCCTGCGCTCCTTTGGAGTGCCATATCTTTCGCCGGTGGTTCCCACAGCATATTCCGACTTAAAAGATGTGGTCCTGAGGGCTCCATGGTGGGCAATGCTCACAAATCCTCGGTCTATTATCGGATATAATAAAAAAAGAGAGGCGTATGGTCTAAAACCCACGCCGCCGGAAGACGGGAAATAA
- a CDS encoding HAD-IC family P-type ATPase, with translation MKKRKKPMESDFIDAGPVRIIKGGEITLIAERDLKKGDIIVFQSGDIIPADIKLLEARNLEVDEFDLTGEIRPVRKTAKTSGETKISDRIDYILRGTRVLRGNGKGIVMSTGEDTEYGKILSHATKISDKKSRLLKYDFKSHLLRHLYLQPILIPALLLLLLKKNMDFKYAFLSYLIANIWLIIFEHQIIFNYIILKMANKNLVKKGIIIKDYSIFDSLKDVDVICFDKTGVITSQDMEVTELYIDGKKLNVRLFHSLNNNLFKYIMEGCALCNDIIFLEKTHSLDRIDSALINFAKVQGFNVKEIRKNYERIYEIPFNSENRFMMAGYRRPGRLLLYIKGDPEVITNKCSKYMALSGEIKKIDAKFIFNITEAKNEAMKSGNSVIAMAFKELYGPEVKDSEETLSGGYVFLTLIILENPPKKEAHYIIENFNAMGIRCLMLTGDVTATALKIAEIAGFHEGGRLFITGRDIEKMSISDISEQSEYIRVFSRLSPSQKGIVVEAIKRRGHTVMMVGDGANDVIALKLAPIGISFKKQSSILAQRVSDVLINGDLMHILSLIKTGKQVNLTIKIANISRLTILLSSLIIIYLLIYLV, from the coding sequence ATGAAAAAACGAAAAAAGCCGATGGAATCAGATTTTATAGATGCCGGTCCTGTGAGAATCATAAAAGGCGGAGAAATAACTTTAATAGCGGAACGGGATCTAAAGAAGGGCGATATAATCGTTTTTCAATCGGGAGATATTATTCCCGCCGACATCAAACTTTTGGAAGCTAGAAATCTTGAAGTCGATGAATTTGATTTGACCGGAGAAATAAGGCCCGTAAGAAAGACTGCAAAAACTTCCGGGGAAACAAAAATCTCAGATAGGATAGATTATATTCTTAGGGGCACAAGGGTATTGAGAGGTAACGGCAAGGGTATCGTCATGTCCACTGGAGAGGACACCGAGTACGGTAAAATATTATCCCATGCGACCAAGATAAGCGATAAAAAAAGCAGGCTGTTAAAATATGATTTTAAGTCTCATCTATTACGGCACCTTTATCTGCAGCCGATTTTAATCCCGGCTCTTTTATTATTGTTGTTAAAAAAAAATATGGACTTTAAATACGCATTCTTATCCTATCTTATCGCCAATATCTGGTTGATTATATTTGAACATCAGATTATTTTCAACTATATTATTTTAAAGATGGCCAATAAAAATCTTGTTAAAAAAGGCATTATAATAAAGGATTATTCGATTTTTGATTCGTTAAAAGATGTAGATGTGATCTGCTTTGACAAGACGGGAGTCATTACCTCCCAGGATATGGAAGTAACGGAATTATACATCGACGGCAAAAAATTAAATGTCAGATTATTCCATTCTCTCAATAACAATCTGTTTAAATATATTATGGAAGGTTGTGCCCTTTGCAACGATATAATATTTCTTGAAAAAACACATTCACTCGATAGAATAGATTCGGCACTCATCAATTTTGCAAAAGTCCAGGGCTTTAATGTTAAGGAAATAAGAAAAAATTACGAAAGAATTTATGAGATCCCTTTTAATTCCGAAAACAGGTTTATGATGGCCGGATATCGGAGACCAGGAAGGCTCCTTTTATATATAAAAGGCGATCCGGAAGTAATCACAAACAAGTGCAGTAAATACATGGCTCTTTCCGGAGAAATTAAAAAAATAGATGCAAAATTTATCTTTAATATCACTGAAGCAAAAAATGAAGCTATGAAAAGCGGAAATAGTGTCATAGCTATGGCCTTCAAGGAGCTTTATGGTCCGGAAGTAAAAGATTCTGAAGAAACATTGTCAGGCGGATACGTTTTTTTAACATTAATTATTCTTGAGAACCCGCCTAAAAAAGAAGCACACTATATTATAGAAAATTTTAATGCAATGGGAATAAGATGTCTGATGCTTACCGGAGATGTAACTGCCACAGCATTAAAAATAGCCGAAATTGCCGGTTTTCACGAAGGCGGCAGGTTATTTATAACTGGTAGAGACATAGAAAAGATGAGTATCTCTGATATTTCCGAACAGAGTGAATATATCAGGGTTTTCTCCAGACTGTCGCCCTCTCAAAAAGGAATTGTTGTGGAGGCCATAAAGCGCAGGGGGCACACTGTCATGATGGTTGGCGACGGCGCCAATGATGTAATAGCATTAAAACTCGCACCTATAGGTATTTCATTCAAAAAACAAAGCTCGATCCTGGCTCAAAGGGTTTCGGATGTGCTGATAAATGGTGATCTAATGCATATTTTATCCCTAATAAAAACCGGTAAGCAGGTAAATCTAACTATAAAAATTGCAAATATATCAAGGCTTACGATTTTATTGTCAAGCCTTATTATTATTTATTTGCTCATTTACCTTGTTTGA
- the crcB gene encoding fluoride efflux transporter CrcB — translation MIYRIMVVGIGSFLGGILRYLISGWAAEVFGAGFPYGTLIVNVVGCFIMSFVMMFGAEMGNIDVNMRLFLTTGIMGALTTFSTFSFETFQFLREGNLFLVGTNIFLNLFLGLLSVWLGLIVARAIV, via the coding sequence TTGATTTATAGAATAATGGTAGTAGGAATTGGAAGTTTTTTAGGCGGCATCCTGCGCTATCTTATTTCAGGCTGGGCGGCAGAAGTGTTTGGAGCGGGTTTTCCCTACGGAACTCTTATAGTAAACGTAGTAGGATGTTTTATCATGAGTTTTGTGATGATGTTCGGAGCCGAGATGGGCAACATAGATGTAAATATGAGACTTTTCTTAACGACGGGTATCATGGGCGCCTTAACGACATTTTCTACATTCTCTTTCGAAACCTTTCAATTTTTACGGGAAGGAAATTTATTCCTGGTAGGGACTAATATATTTTTAAATCTTTTCCTCGGGCTCCTGTCTGTATGGCTTGGCCTAATCGTCGCCAGAGCGATAGTTTAA
- a CDS encoding GerAB/ArcD/ProY family transporter, with translation MIRCIELAQIFERTDAITIVIWILSGLIKISVCFYAFVKGCAQLFALKDYRPIVIPSGIIMTALSILVYNLTCG, from the coding sequence ATGATACGATGCATAGAACTGGCACAGATTTTTGAGCGCACAGACGCGATTACGATTGTCATCTGGATTCTTTCCGGACTCATAAAAATATCGGTGTGCTTTTATGCATTTGTAAAAGGGTGCGCCCAGCTCTTCGCCCTGAAAGACTACAGACCGATAGTCATCCCTTCCGGCATCATAATGACTGCACTGTCGATTCTTGTATATAATTTGACATGCGGTTGA
- a CDS encoding DUF190 domain-containing protein has protein sequence MKIQGKGKMLKIFIGESDKWHGEPLFHAIVKLIKKEGMAGVTVYRGIEGFGANSRIHSTQILRLSEDLPVVLEIIDTPERINFVLDKLDAMIKEGLMVVLQDVDIIKYTHSKE, from the coding sequence GTGAAAATCCAGGGTAAGGGGAAAATGCTTAAGATCTTCATTGGGGAATCGGACAAATGGCATGGAGAGCCCCTGTTTCATGCTATAGTTAAGCTCATCAAGAAGGAGGGCATGGCGGGAGTCACGGTCTATCGGGGCATCGAAGGTTTCGGTGCCAACAGCCGCATCCACAGCACCCAGATCCTCCGATTGTCCGAAGACCTGCCGGTGGTGCTGGAAATCATAGATACCCCCGAAAGAATAAATTTCGTTTTGGACAAACTAGATGCCATGATAAAGGAAGGCCTTATGGTAGTCCTGCAGGATGTGGATATAATCAAATATACTCATTCAAAAGAATAA
- a CDS encoding Hpt domain-containing protein: MEWNYIDAYVEETGEQLSSLEQLFLELEKRPEQSEILNEIFRIVHTLKGSSATMGFIEVADFSHNLESFFDKLRKGEISINDELVDLFFKCLDALKEMTTAAIKGEVYNGNANKLTEIIDNLIQTDSTSKIKSQGENTKWQVSVRINSDCMMKTARALIIEKYIEEMGNILSIDPPVDVLIKEKLECEEISAVIEIQRDVEDVVLGLKNIPDVAKVEIRQSDKNPDGVRINLSIAHKPDDLKRLKEALLHADEIKLEFSERYKMNLALLQLVLAAHRENRMVRCEKGGGPAVKMLKLMGVL; this comes from the coding sequence ATGGAATGGAATTACATTGATGCATATGTTGAAGAGACGGGGGAACAGCTTTCAAGTTTGGAGCAACTTTTTCTGGAATTGGAAAAAAGACCTGAACAATCGGAGATTTTAAACGAGATTTTCAGGATTGTGCACACATTAAAAGGCTCATCAGCTACTATGGGTTTCATCGAAGTAGCAGATTTCAGCCATAATTTGGAGAGCTTTTTTGATAAGCTTCGAAAAGGTGAAATTAGTATTAATGATGAACTGGTAGACCTTTTCTTTAAATGCCTTGACGCCCTTAAAGAAATGACCACTGCAGCGATCAAAGGAGAAGTTTATAACGGCAATGCAAATAAGCTTACGGAGATTATAGACAATTTAATACAAACAGACTCGACCAGTAAAATTAAAAGTCAGGGAGAAAATACCAAATGGCAGGTATCGGTAAGGATAAACAGTGATTGTATGATGAAAACTGCTCGCGCTCTGATAATAGAAAAATATATCGAGGAAATGGGTAACATATTAAGCATTGATCCACCTGTTGACGTTTTAATAAAAGAAAAACTTGAATGTGAAGAAATATCGGCGGTAATTGAAATTCAAAGAGATGTCGAAGATGTAGTTTTGGGGCTGAAAAATATACCAGATGTAGCGAAAGTGGAAATAAGACAGTCTGATAAAAACCCTGACGGTGTGCGAATAAATTTAAGCATAGCGCATAAACCCGATGACCTCAAGCGCTTAAAAGAAGCATTGTTGCACGCCGATGAAATAAAGCTTGAGTTTAGCGAAAGGTATAAGATGAATCTTGCACTACTGCAGCTTGTACTTGCCGCTCACAGGGAAAACAGAATGGTACGTTGTGAAAAAGGCGGAGGCCCTGCAGTCAAGATGTTAAAGCTAATGGGTGTATTGTAA